One window of the Chanos chanos chromosome 11, fChaCha1.1, whole genome shotgun sequence genome contains the following:
- the asah1b gene encoding acid ceramidase, whose protein sequence is MTGTPLCYFVLAAIISIASAQYVPPYTEECRSGMYPPQGPTFKGAVTWYTVDLDLPPSQRWTALITDKKTELAEMVQTIKDLADAFVPSGKLIDLVDKALPLMVDTLPHPFNEEIKGIATASGVPLGEVVLFNIFYEVFTVCTSLVAEDSTGNLIHARNLDFGLFLGWDMKNKSWVISEKLKPLVVNIEFVRNNHTVFKSTNFAGYVGMLTGIRPHAFTLTMNERFSLDGGYIGIVEWILGKRDGMWMSFLTRSVLENATSYDEAKKLLSQTKLLAPAYFILGGNQSGQGCVITRSRVLSLDIWEIDVKQGRWYVLETNYDHWKEPLFLDDRRTPAMKCMNQTTQNNISIKTVYDILSTKPVLNKLTTYTTLMEVSKGKLESYIRDCPNPCMPW, encoded by the exons atgACCGGCACACcactgtgttattttgttttagCTGCGATTATTTCGATCGCTTCAGCGCAGTATGTTCCACCG TACACTGAAGAATGTCGGAGTGGCATGTATCCGCCGCAAGGGCCAAC GTTTAAAGGTGCTGTCACCTGGTACACTGTTGACCTAGATTTGCCACCAAGCCAAAGATGGACAGCACTCATCACTGACAAAAAGACTGAG ctggCTGAAATGGTCCAGACCATTAAAGATCTTGCAGACGCGTTTGTTCCCAGTGGAAAACTCATTGATCTGGTGGATAAGGCTCTG CCCTTAATGGTTGATACACTCCCGCACCCTTTCAACGAGGAAATCAAAGGAATAGCCACTGCATCAGGTGTTCCTTTAG GGGAGGTCGTGCTTTTCAACATATTCTATGAGGTCTTCACTGTTTGCACTTCACTGGTAGCAGAAGACTCTACAG GAAATCTTATCCATGCAAGGAACCTGGACTTTGGACTCTTCCTGGG CTGGGACATGAAGAACAAGTCCTGGGTGATCTCTGAGAAACTGAAACCTCTGGTGGTGAATATTGAGTTTGTAAGGAACAACCACACCGTCTTCAAGTCCACCAACTTTGCCGGATACGTGGGCATGCTGACCGGAATTCGGCCG CACGCGTTCACCCTCACCATGAACGAGCGATTCAGTCTGGATGGAGGATACATCG GAATCGTGGAATGGATCCTGGGAAAGAGAGACGGCATGTGGATGAGCTTCCTCACCCGCTCCGTCCTGGAAAACGCCACCAG TTACGACGAGGCGAAGAAGCTGCTGTCTCAGACCAAGCTGCTGGCACCGGCCTACTTCATCCTGGGCGGGAACCAGAGCGGACAGGGCTGTGTCATCACCCGCTCCAGAGTCCTCAGCCTCGACATCTGGGA gattgACGTGAAACAGGGCAGGTGGTACGTGTTGGAGACGAACTATGACCACTGGAAGGAACCTCTGTTCCTGGATGATCGCAGGACCCCAGCGATGAAATGCATGAACCAGACCACACAGAAC AACATCTCCATTAAGACAGTGTACGACATCCTCTCCACAAAGCCGGTCCTGAACAAG CTGACCACCTACACCACATTAATGGAGGTGTCCAAAGGAAAGCTTGAGTCCTACATCCGGGACTGCCCCAACCCCTGCATGCCCTGGTGA